A genomic stretch from Methylorubrum extorquens includes:
- a CDS encoding conserved protein of unknown function; putative membrane protein precursor (Evidence 4 : Unknown function but conserved in other organisms) — MDKPSRSAQTWAATAGAAALAVGAWYLLPVEDWLRAFSDWANGLGPYGLLAFGVLFFLATLLVVPGTPLTIAGAVAFGWAVMPVVLFSATLGSWLAFVAARHLFRERVRGLIERRPALNATVEAVGDGGWRLMTLMRLSPFVPFNAQNYVFGVTDVRTSAYLVSTVIGMLPGTVVCVYLGVIGRHAGSDEPTHWITLGLGLLATVAAVELTRRRVRAKLEAGKLKLGKAGAR, encoded by the coding sequence ATGGATAAACCCAGCCGCTCGGCCCAGACCTGGGCAGCCACGGCCGGCGCCGCCGCGCTGGCGGTCGGAGCATGGTACCTCCTGCCCGTCGAGGACTGGCTGCGCGCCTTTTCGGACTGGGCGAACGGCCTCGGTCCCTACGGCCTCCTCGCCTTCGGCGTGCTGTTCTTCCTGGCGACCCTTCTCGTCGTACCGGGCACCCCACTCACCATCGCCGGGGCCGTCGCCTTCGGCTGGGCGGTGATGCCGGTGGTGCTGTTCTCGGCAACGCTCGGCTCCTGGCTCGCCTTCGTGGCCGCCCGCCACCTGTTCCGCGAGCGGGTGCGGGGACTGATCGAACGCCGGCCGGCGCTGAACGCCACTGTGGAGGCGGTCGGCGACGGTGGCTGGCGGCTCATGACCCTGATGCGGCTCAGCCCCTTCGTGCCGTTCAACGCCCAGAACTACGTCTTCGGGGTCACGGATGTCCGCACCTCCGCCTATCTGGTCTCCACGGTGATCGGCATGCTGCCGGGCACGGTGGTGTGCGTCTATCTCGGCGTCATCGGCCGCCATGCCGGCAGCGACGAGCCGACCCACTGGATCACCCTCGGCCTCGGCCTCCTTGCCACCGTCGCCGCGGTGGAACTCACCCGGCGCCGGGTGCGGGCCAAACTCGAAGCCGGCAAACTCAAGCTGGGAAAGGCCGGGGCACGATGA